A region from the Aegilops tauschii subsp. strangulata cultivar AL8/78 chromosome 5, Aet v6.0, whole genome shotgun sequence genome encodes:
- the LOC109754493 gene encoding uncharacterized protein: MSALGSRASSANVAGKISSRRRRRSRKGMGATSLNRRDKENLFNLAAALGCDRLVLTGIAAACHVDYDSAASSDWSFACLYLVVAESSSPQIDIHPFVKPGHEQDGVHELHRHVAVEAPDEADADDDSNSS, encoded by the exons ATGTCTGCTCTGGGGAGCCGGGCTTCGTCTGCCAATGTGGCCGGCAAG ATTtcttcaaggagaagaaggaggtcCCGAAAGGGGATGGGAGCAACAAGTCTGAATCGAAGG GATAAGGAAAATTTGTTTAATCTCGCGGCTGCGCTTGGCTGTGATCGCCTTGTCCTCACCGGCATCGCGGCCGCATGCCACGTGGACTATGACTCCGCTGCCAGCAGCGATTGGTCCTTCGCGTGCCTCTACCTCGTCGTGGCCGAGTCCTCCTCTCCCCAAATCGACATCCACCCCTTTGTCAAGCCTGGACATGAGCAGGATGGTGTACACGAGCTTCACAGACATGTGGCCGTGGAGGCTCCGGATGAGGCCGACGCTGATGACGACTCGAACAGTTCGTAG